From a single Athene noctua chromosome 2, bAthNoc1.hap1.1, whole genome shotgun sequence genomic region:
- the RNF138 gene encoding E3 ubiquitin-protein ligase RNF138 isoform X3: MAEGAAAAPACFSEEDFYCPVCQEVFKTPVRTANCQHVFCRKCFLTAIRESGTHCPLCRGSVTKKERTYPKRALDVENSMKKASGGCRCCEKQVRFSWMRQHYKTCKKYQDEYGVSAIIPNLQISQDSTGNSSRSDAISDNGEMANNQILQGETSGHPTFKCPLCQEANFTRQRLLDHCNNRHLYQIVPVILTRLLEILLAI; encoded by the exons ATGGCCGAGGGAGCCGCGGCGGCGCCGGCGTGCTTCAGCGAGGAGGATTTTTACTGCCCCGTCTGCCAGGAGGTGTTCAAAACGCCCGTGAGGACTGCGAACTGCCAGCACGT GTTTTGCAGGAAATGCTTCTTGACAGCTATCAGAGAAAGTGGAACACATTGCCCTCTCTGCCGGGGGAGCGTGactaaaaaagaaagaacatatCCCAAAAGGGCTCTAGATGTTGAAAACAGTATGAAGAAAGCTTCTGGGGGCTGTAGATGCTGTGAGAAGCAG GTTAGATTTTCATGGATGAGACAACATTATAAAACGTGTAAGAAGTATCAGGATGAATATGGTGTTTCTGCTATTATTCCAAACTTACAGATTTCCCAGGATTCAACAGGGAACAG TAGCAGGAGTGATGCAATATCTGATAATGGCGAGATGGCTAATAATCAGATACTTCAAGGAGAAACAAG TGGACATCCAACCTTCAAATGCCCCCTGTGTCAGGAAGCCAATTTTACCAGACAACGCTTGCTGGATCACTGTAATAATAGACATCTTTATCAGATAGTTCCTGTA ATACTAACCCGGTTACTCGAAATCTTGTTAGCCATCTAA
- the RNF138 gene encoding E3 ubiquitin-protein ligase RNF138 isoform X1, with amino-acid sequence MAEGAAAAPACFSEEDFYCPVCQEVFKTPVRTANCQHVFCRKCFLTAIRESGTHCPLCRGSVTKKERTYPKRALDVENSMKKASGGCRCCEKQVRFSWMRQHYKTCKKYQDEYGVSAIIPNLQISQDSTGNSSRSDAISDNGEMANNQILQGETSGHPTFKCPLCQEANFTRQRLLDHCNNRHLYQIVPVICPICVSLPWADTNPVTRNLVSHLNLRHRFDYGEFVNLQLDEEAQYQNAVQESCHVNF; translated from the exons ATGGCCGAGGGAGCCGCGGCGGCGCCGGCGTGCTTCAGCGAGGAGGATTTTTACTGCCCCGTCTGCCAGGAGGTGTTCAAAACGCCCGTGAGGACTGCGAACTGCCAGCACGT GTTTTGCAGGAAATGCTTCTTGACAGCTATCAGAGAAAGTGGAACACATTGCCCTCTCTGCCGGGGGAGCGTGactaaaaaagaaagaacatatCCCAAAAGGGCTCTAGATGTTGAAAACAGTATGAAGAAAGCTTCTGGGGGCTGTAGATGCTGTGAGAAGCAG GTTAGATTTTCATGGATGAGACAACATTATAAAACGTGTAAGAAGTATCAGGATGAATATGGTGTTTCTGCTATTATTCCAAACTTACAGATTTCCCAGGATTCAACAGGGAACAG TAGCAGGAGTGATGCAATATCTGATAATGGCGAGATGGCTAATAATCAGATACTTCAAGGAGAAACAAG TGGACATCCAACCTTCAAATGCCCCCTGTGTCAGGAAGCCAATTTTACCAGACAACGCTTGCTGGATCACTGTAATAATAGACATCTTTATCAGATAGTTCCTGTA ATCTGTCCTATTTGTGTATCTCTTCCTTGGGCAGATACTAACCCGGTTACTCGAAATCTTGTTAGCCATCTAAATCTAAGACACCGGTTTGACTACGGAGAATTTGTG aATCTTCAGCTTGATGAAGAAGCCCAATACCAAAATGCAGTTCAAGAATCCTGTCATGTGAACTTT
- the RNF138 gene encoding E3 ubiquitin-protein ligase RNF138 isoform X2, with the protein MAEGAAAAPACFSEEDFYCPVCQEVFKTPVRTANCQHVFCRKCFLTAIRESGTHCPLCRGSVTKKERTYPKRALDVENSMKKASGGCRCCEKQVRFSWMRQHYKTCKKYQDEYGVSAIIPNLQISQDSTGNSRSDAISDNGEMANNQILQGETSGHPTFKCPLCQEANFTRQRLLDHCNNRHLYQIVPVICPICVSLPWADTNPVTRNLVSHLNLRHRFDYGEFVNLQLDEEAQYQNAVQESCHVNF; encoded by the exons ATGGCCGAGGGAGCCGCGGCGGCGCCGGCGTGCTTCAGCGAGGAGGATTTTTACTGCCCCGTCTGCCAGGAGGTGTTCAAAACGCCCGTGAGGACTGCGAACTGCCAGCACGT GTTTTGCAGGAAATGCTTCTTGACAGCTATCAGAGAAAGTGGAACACATTGCCCTCTCTGCCGGGGGAGCGTGactaaaaaagaaagaacatatCCCAAAAGGGCTCTAGATGTTGAAAACAGTATGAAGAAAGCTTCTGGGGGCTGTAGATGCTGTGAGAAGCAG GTTAGATTTTCATGGATGAGACAACATTATAAAACGTGTAAGAAGTATCAGGATGAATATGGTGTTTCTGCTATTATTCCAAACTTACAGATTTCCCAGGATTCAACAGGGAACAG CAGGAGTGATGCAATATCTGATAATGGCGAGATGGCTAATAATCAGATACTTCAAGGAGAAACAAG TGGACATCCAACCTTCAAATGCCCCCTGTGTCAGGAAGCCAATTTTACCAGACAACGCTTGCTGGATCACTGTAATAATAGACATCTTTATCAGATAGTTCCTGTA ATCTGTCCTATTTGTGTATCTCTTCCTTGGGCAGATACTAACCCGGTTACTCGAAATCTTGTTAGCCATCTAAATCTAAGACACCGGTTTGACTACGGAGAATTTGTG aATCTTCAGCTTGATGAAGAAGCCCAATACCAAAATGCAGTTCAAGAATCCTGTCATGTGAACTTT